Proteins encoded within one genomic window of Glaciimonas sp. PCH181:
- a CDS encoding aminopeptidase has protein sequence MLATKKIRASVSVCAAALCLSQLSGCAQFSYYAQAVHGQFSLLAQARPIASWLDDPSASDKLKSQLRTVKQIRQFAIDELTLPDNGSYRNYAQLQRKFVLWNVVAAPALSLTPKQWCFPVAGCVSYRGYYDQQSAQKYGAQLRSEGYDVQVLGIPAYSTLGWFNDPVMSTFINYPDAELARLIFHELAHQVLYVKDDTDFNESFATSVEEAGAERWLAANGDEHRYQAYRDFEARKTAFLALLLKYRQQLQDTYTSHISDADKLQNKARIFAALQDEYKLLKIKWDGYAGYDRWFAEPLSNAHLALVATYYDLVPGFRALLAQQHSFAQFYVAVAKLAKLPKDERRRQLMALAALPAR, from the coding sequence GTGCTTGCGACGAAAAAAATACGTGCCTCAGTGAGCGTTTGCGCGGCTGCATTATGTCTGTCGCAGCTTAGCGGTTGCGCCCAATTTAGCTATTACGCGCAAGCGGTCCACGGCCAGTTTTCGTTACTCGCACAAGCGCGTCCGATTGCTAGTTGGCTGGATGATCCGTCAGCCAGCGATAAGTTGAAATCTCAGCTGCGCACGGTCAAGCAAATTCGTCAGTTTGCTATCGACGAATTGACTTTGCCAGACAATGGAAGTTATCGCAATTATGCACAATTACAACGCAAATTCGTGTTGTGGAATGTGGTTGCGGCACCGGCGTTATCATTGACGCCAAAACAGTGGTGCTTCCCGGTTGCTGGCTGTGTTTCTTACCGTGGATATTACGATCAGCAAAGCGCGCAAAAATACGGCGCCCAACTTCGTAGCGAAGGCTATGACGTACAAGTTTTAGGGATTCCGGCCTACTCGACACTGGGTTGGTTTAATGATCCGGTCATGTCGACTTTTATCAATTATCCCGATGCTGAACTGGCGCGATTAATTTTTCATGAGCTGGCGCATCAGGTGCTGTACGTTAAGGACGACACCGATTTCAACGAATCCTTCGCGACTTCTGTGGAAGAGGCCGGGGCCGAACGTTGGCTGGCCGCTAATGGTGATGAACACAGATATCAGGCATATCGCGATTTTGAAGCCCGTAAAACGGCATTTTTGGCTTTGCTGCTGAAGTATCGGCAGCAGTTACAGGACACCTATACCAGCCATATTAGTGATGCTGACAAGCTGCAAAACAAGGCGCGCATCTTTGCAGCGCTTCAGGATGAATACAAACTGTTGAAAATAAAGTGGGACGGCTATGCTGGATATGACCGTTGGTTTGCCGAACCGTTATCGAACGCGCATCTGGCATTGGTGGCGACTTATTACGACCTGGTTCCCGGCTTTCGTGCACTGCTGGCGCAGCAACATAGTTTCGCGCAATTTTACGTTGCCGTTGCCAAGTTAGCGAAATTACCGAAAGATGAGCGGCGTCGTCAATTGATGGCTTTGGCCGCGTTGCCGGCACGATAA